Genomic DNA from Jejubacter calystegiae:
CCAGCGCCGCCAGGGCGATGGCCGGAGCGGTATTGCGCCCGGCGGGCTCCAGAATAATGTTTTCGGTCAGCTTATTTAGCTGACGCAGCTGTTCGGCGACGATAAAACGATGTTGCTCGTTGCAGATAACCACCGGGCTTTCACAGGCCACGCCGTTCAGGCGGTTGATGGTGGCCTGCAGCATGGTGAGTTCGCCTTTCAGGCACAGGAACTGTTTGGGATAGAGCACCCGGGAAAGGGGCCAGAGGCGGCTACCGGAGCCCCCCGCCATGATCACCGGATAGAGTTGTGACTGACTCATCGTTATCCCCGTATATCAGCAATAAATTGACTTAACACGCTCTCTTTATCGAGCATGCGTTCGGCATATTCACGTGCCACCGTGTTCTGTTTTGGCATTAACAGGCAGGCTTCGATACCTGCGCTCAGAGCATCCACCGATTCCGGCTCTACACAGGCCGCGATACCGGGATGCTCCAGGCACAGCTGCCCCAGTTCGGTGGGCGCTTCGGCTGTAATCACCGCATTGCCTCCCACCGCCAGAATATTGGTCAGCTTCGACGGCAGTACCGCATCGGCTGCGCCGCGGCGCTGAATCACCAGATGGCAGTCGGCCATCTTGAGTAGCGCAGGCAAATCTTCATAAGGCTGAAGCGGCAGGAAACTCACGTTATCCAGACCGTAATCGGCCACCATCTGCGCCAGCCGGGCCTTACCGCCCCCCTGGCCGACAATCACAAACTGCCAGGGCCGGTCGCTGTGGCGTTTAGCCACTTCAATCACATTCTCCAGCCCCTGCTTTTCACCGATGTTGCCGGAATAGAGGATGATTTTTTTCTGTTCATCCAGCCCCAGTCGGTCGCGCAATGCATCGGCCTGCTCAGCAGTGACATCGTGAAAGCGCGCCACTTCCGACCAGTTGGGGAAGAAGATCACACGCTCAGGCGCCACCCCTTTTTCGATGGCTTTATTCATCATCGAACGGGAGATGGTGGAGACATGGTCTACGTTGTGCAGCCCGCTGCGCTCAAAAGCGCTGGCCAGCCGCGCGACCTTGCCGCCCTTCTCTTTGCCCGCCATACCCAGACCCAGCATGGCGTCCACTTCATAATCCTGAATATGCAGCACCGTACGGGCACCGGTAAGTGCAGCCAGCAGCCGCATCCCCGGGGTGCAGAACAGGGTCGGCACCACGCCGATGATCCGGTCCGGCTTCCAGCGCCGCTGGGCCAGCAGCGGAAACAGGGAGCTCAGGGCAAAACTGCCCAGGTGAACCAGCCGCTTCAGGGTCGAAGGCTGCTTCGGCACATACATCGGGCAGCGCCAGACAGTGGCCGTCCCCTGCTCTTTTCGATATTTCCAGCCCGAGTAGTCAGTACGCACCTGCCACTCCGGGTAATAAGGCGGTGCGGTAATCACCCGCACCTCGTGGCCCTGGTCAGCCATCCACGCCACCATCTCACCGGTGTATTTGCCAGTACCGGTCAGCTCCGGGGAGTAGTTAATGCCGTAGACCAGAATCTTCATAGACCGGGAACCTCGCGCTTGCGCTCTTCCAGGAAGTAAGCGCGACTGTTGTCATGGACCTTATCGTTCTCAACCAGCGCGTCCGGTAACAGCCAGCGATAGTCGTTATGCTGTTCGGTGGGCAGTTGCAGCTCGCCCTCCTTCACCGTCAGCCGGAAACCCAGCACGATGTAGTGGGTCGAAAAGTCACTTCCCGAAAAGTTGTCGTCGTAGAAGTGCTGCCAGACCCCATAAAAGCGTCCCTCATCCAGGGTAAAGGCTTTGCCCAGCTCATTCAGGGTCAGACGCCCGAAGGCGGAACTCAGCGTTTCGTCCTTCTGTACGCGGCCGCCCGGTACAAACCAGTAACCCTGTGCCGGGCGGTTGTTACGCCGCCCAACCAGGAACTCCCCGCGTTCATTCTCCACGATCAAATCGATGGAGATTAACGGCGTGCTACGCACCACTGTGGCGAAATCCGCCTCGCTCAGGAACATCCTTACCCCCGGAACCGCTGCTGGTTTTCGAGGAACCACTGATAGGTGCTGGCCAGTCCCGGCTCCAGACCAATTTCATGGAACCAGCCCAGGCTGTGCAGGCGGCTGACGTCCGACAGCTTGCGCGGCGTGCCGTCCGGCTTCGAGGCATCGAACACGATGCGGCCGCGATAGCCCACCACTTTGGCCACGGTCTGGGCCAGCTCGCGAATGGTGCAGTCCACCCCGGTGCCGACGTTGATATGCGACAGCATCGGCTCGGTGTTCTCCTGCCACACTTCGCGATCCAGCTCCATCACGTGGATGCTGGCTGCCGCCATATCGTCCACGTGCAGGAATTCGCGCATCGGCGTACCGCTGCCCCACACCACCACGTCCGGCGCATTCTCCCGGGTCGCCTCGTGAAAGCGACGCAGCAGCGCCGGGATCACGTGGGAGTTGCTCGGGTGGAAGTTGTCGTTCGGTCCGTACAGGTTGGTCGGCATTACCGAGCGATAGTCCCGGTCATACTGACGGTTGTAGGATTCGCACAGCTTAATACCCGCGATCTTGGCGATAGCGTAGGGCTCGTTGGTCGGCTCAAGCGTGCCCTGCAGCAGTTCGCTCTCCTTGATCGGCTGATTGGCCATCTTCGGATAGATACAGGACGATCCCAGGAACAGCAGCTTATTCACGTTGTGGCTGTGGGCCGCGTGAATGATGTTGCTCTCGATCATCATGTTCTGGTAGATGAAGTCCGCCGGAAAGCTATTGTTGGCGACAATTCCCCCCACTTTGGCCGCCGCCAGGTAAACCTGGTCGATGGCCTCGCGGGCAAAGAAAGCGTCCACGGCGGCGCCGTCCAGCAGATTCAGCTCGTCGCGACCGCGCAGCACCAGCTCAACGTCCCCGCGCTGCTCCAGCTGGCGGACGATGGCCGACCCCACCATTCCACGGTGGCCGGCCACAAAGATCCGTTGTTTCGTCATGCTCAGGACTCCAGCGCGATGGCCACCTCATAGCCGTGAGACTTCAGCAGCGAGTGCTTCTTCGCGGCTTCGAGATCTTTAGCGACCATTTCGGAGACCATCTCCTGCAGGGTGGTTTCCGGTTTCCAGCCCAGTTTTTCGTGCGCAAGGGTCGGATCGCCCAGCAGGGTTTCCACTTCCGCCGGACGGAAGTAACGCGGATCGACAGAGACAATCACATCGCCCGGCGCCACGCCCGGTGCGTCATGACCGGTGACCGATTCAACGATGCCTTTTTCATCCACGCCTTCACCTTCAAAGCGCAGTTTGATGCCCAGCTTCGCCGCCGCCATTTCCACGAACTGACGTACCGAATACTGAACGCCCGTTGCGATAACGAAGTCTTCCGGCTGCTCCTGCTGCAGCATCATCCACTGCATTTTCACGTAATCTTTGGCATGGCCCCAGTCACGCAGGGAGTCCATGTTGCCAAGGTACAGGCACTTCTCCAGACCCTGAGCGATGTTGGCGATAGCGCGGGTGATCTTACGGGTCACGAAGGTTTCGCCACGGCGCGGAGATTCATGGTTGAACAGAATGCCGTTACAGGCGTACATGCCGTAGGATTCACGGTAGTTGACGGTGATCCAGTAGGCGTACAGTTTGGCGACCGCATACGGAGAACGCGGGTAGAACGGCGTGGTCTCTTTCTGGGGGATTTCCTGCACCAGACCATAGAGTTCAGAAGTGGAAGCCTGATAGAAACGGGTTTTCTTCTCCAGACCCAGGAAGCGGATGGCTTCCAGCAGGCGCAGGGTGCCGATGGCATCCACGTCCGCGGTGTATTCCGGCGATTCGAAAGAAACCGCGACGTGACTCATAGCGCCAAGGTTATAGACCTCGTCCGGCTGCACCTCTTTCAGAATGCGGGTCAGGTTAGAGGAGTCGGTCAGATCGCCATAGTGCAGGTGGAACTTCGGGTTGCTGGCATGGGGATCCTGATAAATGTGGTCGACGCGCTCGGTATTAAAGGAGGACGCGCGGCGTTTGATACCGTGCACTTCATACCCCTTCTCAAGCAGTAATTCAGCCAGATAAGAGCCATCCTGCCCGGTTACGCCGGTAATGAGAGCCACTTTACTCATAAAATTTTATCCTCTGTATTATGTCGGGCTATGTCTTAGCGCCAGGCTCGACATTGAGCCGTGAGTGTGCAAAAACCCTGGTTTTTTCTACGCCGTTTATTTATTCCGGCGTTCGATTGCGTACTACCTGCGCCGGGTTGCCCCGACAAATGGCGTTGGCCGGCAGCGACTTAAATACGCTGCTACGGGCCCCCACCACGGTGCCGGCGCCAATTTCAACGCCGGGCGCGACGAAGACATCCGTCGCCAGCCAACATTTCTCGCCAATCACAATTGGGGTGGCGTTAATATCGAAATGCTCGCTCATATAATCGTGACTGCCGGTGCACAGATAACATTTCTGTGAAACCACGGCGTTAGCGCCGATGGAAATATCGCCCAGGTTGTATAACACCGCGTCGTCGCCTACCCAGACATAATCGCCAAGGGTTAATTTCCACGGGTAGGTAATTTTCACCGATGGGCGAATAACCACATTTTTTCCAATTCGTGCGCCGAACAGCCGTAATAAAAAAGCGCGCCACCGATAGAGTATTTGTGGGGACCATGCAAATAGCGTTGCCTGTACCGCCCACCACAGTTGAACCTTAATAGGGTGCCCTCCCCGGAAGCCTTTCGGCACCGAGAATCCGCTTAACTCCTGCATATTATTTCCTTATGCTGTGCGGTTATGCCTTGTTATACAGCGCCTTAGCTTTACCGGTGGTCCGTAACCGAAATTGATATGAAATTTCAGCCAGAAAACCAGGTACCCGCAATATCCGACGCTGTACTTTTTTAGCATCGCGGCATAATTCAAGATTATTCGAGGTCGAGACGCCGCCCATAGAAAATTCAGATACCAGCCCTTTGAGGCGTTTAAAGGGGTAGCCCTCTTTATACATTCTGGCGGCCAGCGCGTAATCGGAAGAGACTTTATATTGCAGATCGTAGGGATATTGCTTAAGCCCATTCACCGGGAAAAAAATCGCCTGATGGCTGGCGGGCAGGCTGTGGTATATGTACCAGCCGCTTTTAGCGCTACGACGCACTTTATTACCATCGCCGAAATCCAACAGCGCATCGCCAAGATACATGGCGCGATCCTGTTTTTGCTGCGCCAGCTGCTGCGCCACTTCGCCGACGTTCTGGTGGAAGACATCGCCGGAGTTCAGGAAGATGGCGTAACGCCCACGAGACATCGCAATGCCCTTGTTCATGGCGTCATAGATGCCGTTATCTTTCTCGCTGAGGTAGCGTAACTGGTACTGTCCGTTCAGGTTTTCCAGAAATTCGCGGGTACCGTCCTGCGAGTCGCCATCTACCACGATCCACTCGAACTCGATCCCCGGGGTATCTGCCAGATGAGCCAGCGACTGCCAGGTTTTCACCACCCCTTCATAATTTTTCCAGGCGACAGTAATCACGCTTAACAGAATCATATCTGACCTCATAAGGAGTCTGTGTTGTTTAACGCTTTACGCAGAATAAACGGACAGACGATTAAGAACGCATATTCCGGACTAAATATTGAGCCGGTAAAAAACAACGACAATGGCATAAACAGCCAAAGCTGTACGCGGAAGTTCTGGTTATTGCCAAAGGCTCCGCGGAACATTTTTACAATCCGTGCCATATACCAGGCAGTAAGAATAATCGCAAACCATGAAAAATAGATGATTAGCAGATACAGCCCATTGTCTATGGTTTTACCGACGTCCGCACCGTTAAAAATTCCGAATGATGCGACATATTCGTAAAGAGAACCAAATCGCACTACACCATCAATATTGGTCAGGGAGTATCCGACCATCACCAGCGGCCCGACAATACGATAGTAAGATGACGATCCTTCGGTCCCTAAATCACCAATACGGTCAGCAATATACGGGAAACCAAATACCAGCCCGACCATAAAGGCCCCTAGCGAAATAATCGCCAGCGGTAACTTCTTCCTTATTGCGTTGGCATTCAGGTACTTAAAGCCCCACTCCAGCAGATAGAACATAATAAAGGTCATCACCCCGGAGAAAGACCCTGAAAGAACTATGCCTAACAAAATCATAGCATCAGTCTTGGGGGTTTTGATACCGAACTGCTTTACGCAAAGCCAAATTGAGATTAATGCCAATGCAAAGAATGCGGGTTCAAAATAGAGCGCCGTAGTACGTTTCCCGCCGAATTTAATAAAATTCAGAACATAGCTATTACTGTATATCAAATAACCAGAGATTGTTTTAAGCAGGCTACTTCCACCAGTAAGGATAATCTCAATCATCTCTACCGCAGCGATACTCACCACAATGCCGATAACGATATAGAACATTCTCAACAATTTGCGATGGTTACGCTGTGAAACCGTCTTAAAGCGAATGCTCCAGGTCATCCCGATAATGATGACGATATAGACGAACAGCATTGTCGAGGTGACATACTTACTGGCATCCAGCGACTGGCCGAAGATGTAGTTGAACAACGTCAGCCCGGCGCCGATACCCAGTGCTATCATCAGCTTTTTCAGGCTGATGCGTTCCATAAACAGCAGCAAAATAACCGGCAGAAAGGTCACGATGGTGACAGGGAAGCTTTCACCCAGGTTAACCAGCTTAACGTTAACCAGCAGATAGATAATGGGTAACAGCAGGTAGCTACAGACTCTGATAGAACGAGACATACTCCTCCAGCATCTGTTTTCCGCTATAGGCCTTGCGCGATTCGGCCATAAACGCCGCAAGGTCGCAGTCAAAGACTGCCTGGGCCAGCTGCGCCTTCGGCAACTGGGCCAGCGCCGCCACCTCTTGCGCGCTAAAGGTGCGCCCGCCGGTTCTGGCCAGCACTTCACGGGCGGCGTCGCTGTGGGTGGCGATAACAGGTACCCCAATCGACAGCGCTTCACACAGAATCAGCGGATAGTTGTCCACCCGCGAGCTGAACACCAGAGAATCCATCTGGTTCAGCTCGCTCATCAGAGCGCGCTTATCGGTCATAAAACCGTGGTTGATCACGTTCGGTCCTTCAAAGGGCGAGAACTTGCCAAAGGTGTGCAGCTCGATTTTATCGCCCAGCGCCATCAGCTCGCGCACCAGCTTCTGATCGGTTTTCCCGTCGTAGCGCAAATCGTGCGCCACCACGGCGACTTTCGGCGCCCCCTGCCCCGGAGCCACGGCGGGTAGATCCGCCAGAATCGCCTCGGTGGCCACGTCGATACCGTTGTTAATCACCTTACAGCGCCCGGCGCCATACAGGCTGTTAAAGGCCTCCGCCACGTGGTTACTTGGCGAAATAAAGCGGCAGCCCAGACCCAGCATGCTGCGAAACAGGTCGCGCTTTTCGCCCACCAGACTGGCGGCGCGATCCACCTTTACCGGCGGATAGTTGGTCAGGGTTGGACAGGCGCTACAGCCGCTTTTCCAGCCTTCGCAGCCATCGGTAAAAGCGCA
This window encodes:
- a CDS encoding GDP-mannose mannosyl hydrolase; protein product: MFLSEADFATVVRSTPLISIDLIVENERGEFLVGRRNNRPAQGYWFVPGGRVQKDETLSSAFGRLTLNELGKAFTLDEGRFYGVWQHFYDDNFSGSDFSTHYIVLGFRLTVKEGELQLPTEQHNDYRWLLPDALVENDKVHDNSRAYFLEERKREVPGL
- the wcaF gene encoding colanic acid biosynthesis acetyltransferase WcaF, producing MQELSGFSVPKGFRGGHPIKVQLWWAVQATLFAWSPQILYRWRAFLLRLFGARIGKNVVIRPSVKITYPWKLTLGDYVWVGDDAVLYNLGDISIGANAVVSQKCYLCTGSHDYMSEHFDINATPIVIGEKCWLATDVFVAPGVEIGAGTVVGARSSVFKSLPANAICRGNPAQVVRNRTPE
- the wcaE gene encoding colanic acid biosynthesis glycosyltransferase WcaE, giving the protein MLLSVITVAWKNYEGVVKTWQSLAHLADTPGIEFEWIVVDGDSQDGTREFLENLNGQYQLRYLSEKDNGIYDAMNKGIAMSRGRYAIFLNSGDVFHQNVGEVAQQLAQQKQDRAMYLGDALLDFGDGNKVRRSAKSGWYIYHSLPASHQAIFFPVNGLKQYPYDLQYKVSSDYALAARMYKEGYPFKRLKGLVSEFSMGGVSTSNNLELCRDAKKVQRRILRVPGFLAEISYQFRLRTTGKAKALYNKA
- the gmd gene encoding GDP-mannose 4,6-dehydratase, translated to MSKVALITGVTGQDGSYLAELLLEKGYEVHGIKRRASSFNTERVDHIYQDPHASNPKFHLHYGDLTDSSNLTRILKEVQPDEVYNLGAMSHVAVSFESPEYTADVDAIGTLRLLEAIRFLGLEKKTRFYQASTSELYGLVQEIPQKETTPFYPRSPYAVAKLYAYWITVNYRESYGMYACNGILFNHESPRRGETFVTRKITRAIANIAQGLEKCLYLGNMDSLRDWGHAKDYVKMQWMMLQQEQPEDFVIATGVQYSVRQFVEMAAAKLGIKLRFEGEGVDEKGIVESVTGHDAPGVAPGDVIVSVDPRYFRPAEVETLLGDPTLAHEKLGWKPETTLQEMVSEMVAKDLEAAKKHSLLKSHGYEVAIALES
- the wcaD gene encoding colanic acid polymerase WcaD gives rise to the protein MSRSIRVCSYLLLPIIYLLVNVKLVNLGESFPVTIVTFLPVILLLFMERISLKKLMIALGIGAGLTLFNYIFGQSLDASKYVTSTMLFVYIVIIIGMTWSIRFKTVSQRNHRKLLRMFYIVIGIVVSIAAVEMIEIILTGGSSLLKTISGYLIYSNSYVLNFIKFGGKRTTALYFEPAFFALALISIWLCVKQFGIKTPKTDAMILLGIVLSGSFSGVMTFIMFYLLEWGFKYLNANAIRKKLPLAIISLGAFMVGLVFGFPYIADRIGDLGTEGSSSYYRIVGPLVMVGYSLTNIDGVVRFGSLYEYVASFGIFNGADVGKTIDNGLYLLIIYFSWFAIILTAWYMARIVKMFRGAFGNNQNFRVQLWLFMPLSLFFTGSIFSPEYAFLIVCPFILRKALNNTDSL
- the fcl gene encoding GDP-L-fucose synthase, giving the protein MTKQRIFVAGHRGMVGSAIVRQLEQRGDVELVLRGRDELNLLDGAAVDAFFAREAIDQVYLAAAKVGGIVANNSFPADFIYQNMMIESNIIHAAHSHNVNKLLFLGSSCIYPKMANQPIKESELLQGTLEPTNEPYAIAKIAGIKLCESYNRQYDRDYRSVMPTNLYGPNDNFHPSNSHVIPALLRRFHEATRENAPDVVVWGSGTPMREFLHVDDMAAASIHVMELDREVWQENTEPMLSHINVGTGVDCTIRELAQTVAKVVGYRGRIVFDASKPDGTPRKLSDVSRLHSLGWFHEIGLEPGLASTYQWFLENQQRFRG
- the wcaI gene encoding colanic acid biosynthesis fucosyltransferase WcaI; its protein translation is MKILVYGINYSPELTGTGKYTGEMVAWMADQGHEVRVITAPPYYPEWQVRTDYSGWKYRKEQGTATVWRCPMYVPKQPSTLKRLVHLGSFALSSLFPLLAQRRWKPDRIIGVVPTLFCTPGMRLLAALTGARTVLHIQDYEVDAMLGLGMAGKEKGGKVARLASAFERSGLHNVDHVSTISRSMMNKAIEKGVAPERVIFFPNWSEVARFHDVTAEQADALRDRLGLDEQKKIILYSGNIGEKQGLENVIEVAKRHSDRPWQFVIVGQGGGKARLAQMVADYGLDNVSFLPLQPYEDLPALLKMADCHLVIQRRGAADAVLPSKLTNILAVGGNAVITAEAPTELGQLCLEHPGIAACVEPESVDALSAGIEACLLMPKQNTVAREYAERMLDKESVLSQFIADIRG
- the wcaC gene encoding colanic acid biosynthesis glycosyltransferase WcaC, which codes for MNILQFNVRLAEGGAAGVALDLHQRARAAGLSSRFIYGYGKGGKNSVSHDNYPDVVKHTPRLVSVANIVLFRFLNRDPFGNLNNLYRTVTRSEGPVVLHFHVLHSYWLNLKEVVAFCQKVKSHKPDVTLVWTLHDHWSVTGRCAFTDGCEGWKSGCSACPTLTNYPPVKVDRAASLVGEKRDLFRSMLGLGCRFISPSNHVAEAFNSLYGAGRCKVINNGIDVATEAILADLPAVAPGQGAPKVAVVAHDLRYDGKTDQKLVRELMALGDKIELHTFGKFSPFEGPNVINHGFMTDKRALMSELNQMDSLVFSSRVDNYPLILCEALSIGVPVIATHSDAAREVLARTGGRTFSAQEVAALAQLPKAQLAQAVFDCDLAAFMAESRKAYSGKQMLEEYVSFYQSL